Genomic DNA from Lactococcus garvieae:
TTATCTTATTTAGAAAGCTCTGGCAAAATTATCATTTTTTGTTATAAAACAGGAGATATTTACTCTAAACGCATGGAAGCATTAGATGTTGAATTACAAGGTTTACTAGCTCTCCCAATTGAAGAAAAGCACATCCTCCCTGATGTAGTTAAATATACCTTTTTGAAAAACAAACAAGAAATTGAGCAATACGTATTTTCCAATACATTGACTAGAGATTTTTTTGAAAATACTCCAATAGATATTATCCGACTATCGAATACTCAACAGTTCTCTCTGAGGAGTAATACGAATTTGGGACTATATGGTCGAACTGGGTCAGGCAAAACTATCAGTTTACAATGGATTTTATATAATGCAATTTCAAAGGGGTGTGGTCTATATCCAAATACCTATTTAAGCATAGTCGATGGGAAGGGAGCTGATCTATATAGTTTGGGGGAGATATTGAAAGAAACTTTGGGGGAACAGATTAACATTGGTCAAACTCCACATTCTCTTGCCAAGCTCTCTAGGGAGTTTTGTGAAGTCATGAATGAACGCTTTGAGCTAATAAAAAATAGCGATGAACTAAATGCTGATGCTTATGACTTAGACATGACCCCTAATTTCTTGTTTATTGATGAGTTAGCCAGTATCAGAGATTCTTGTGGCTCGTCTAAAGACGGTAAGGCTTTGTGGAATGAGATACTTCAAAACCTAGGACTAATCGCTAGAAAAGGACGCCAGGCGGGTTGTCATTTATGCATTAGCACACAAGACCCAAATGCTGAAAATATACCTGTGGAATTAAGAAACCAGATTTCTGCGGTTTTATATATGGGCTCTCCATCAGCAGATAGAATACGTATGGCTTTCGCTATGTGTGAACTTGAAAATATACCTACAGTAACAGGCAGAAAGGGCGAGGCCCTCTTCTATGCTGACGGACAAAATATGATAGAGCCTGAAATCACAGTTGCCCCTTTTGTTGATTTAAAGACTAAACAAGAATTTAAACAAGTGATATTAAATATCATGCCAAATCCCTAATTACAACTACTTTTTTAGTTTATTCAGCGGTTTTCTGAATGAACTGGAAAAGTGGTTCTTCACGATTCCGCCGAGTGATAAGGGCGGTCAGGCTTTGCCTGAAAATTAACACAAAAATTTATGTATGTCCAAACCTGAACGACTCTAAAAGCTGGAATGAAAGGAATTTCGATATGAAATTAAATGATTTTTTGAAGCCTGAATTACTTGGAAATAAATTCTTAGCCGTAAAAGGATATTCTGAAGTATTAGACCGTGAAACACAAAAGTTATCTGCATATCGCTTAAACGTTTCTATTCAAGATGAGAATTCAGACTTCTTCATGGAAATGATTCAAGTAAAAGTTAATAATGTGTCTCCTAGCTTGAGTGTTCAAGATTTGAAAAATAATAAAACTACTCCCGTTTTACTTCAAGATTTAAATGTTGGTCAATTTAATGGAAATTTATGGTTCTCTTGTGCTGATGTCCTACCAACTAATAAATAATTTCTAGTTTTTGTAGCTCTTATTTTGGTTCAAGAACAGACTGCCCCCGTCAGGGGCAAAGCGGAGCGATAATGTTCTTGATCCAAAATTTAGAGATACGGAAGAGTTTGGAGAACTCTTCCTAGTTTATTTATTGTATAAGCAAACACTACGAGAAAAATATTGAAAATATGGTGATTTTTTGTGAGTTATAACCGAAAAATTATCCGCACTGCTTCATATATCGAAGTATATGAATATGAAAAAGTTATCTTTACTCAAGATGAAAATATTGAAAATACTGAACCGAAAAAAGAACGAAAAAAGAAACGAAATT
This window encodes:
- a CDS encoding cell division protein FtsK produces the protein MKIRQFSKQIKKAVGKKHYLEWLLYDFILNNNLYKKSQEKFEIYENGRFKEKSRTIIESSAELSYLESSGKIIIFCYKTGDIYSKRMEALDVELQGLLALPIEEKHILPDVVKYTFLKNKQEIEQYVFSNTLTRDFFENTPIDIIRLSNTQQFSLRSNTNLGLYGRTGSGKTISLQWILYNAISKGCGLYPNTYLSIVDGKGADLYSLGEILKETLGEQINIGQTPHSLAKLSREFCEVMNERFELIKNSDELNADAYDLDMTPNFLFIDELASIRDSCGSSKDGKALWNEILQNLGLIARKGRQAGCHLCISTQDPNAENIPVELRNQISAVLYMGSPSADRIRMAFAMCELENIPTVTGRKGEALFYADGQNMIEPEITVAPFVDLKTKQEFKQVILNIMPNP